Proteins from a single region of Argopecten irradians isolate NY chromosome 7, Ai_NY, whole genome shotgun sequence:
- the LOC138327183 gene encoding 5-hydroxytryptamine receptor 1F-like, with product MSSGCSVNATDLEFLPADTNSSFLQLTRWMNFCRVAYVENCDVYSMTPPPRDIPGLFKNASYDDCFNTRTLVAYCISIILTAAIICTNTAILIVFMRYKSLRTCSNIPIMSLAVSDFLTGVAFTYSSIWNLVLLSSGYSFDIQKTLAYLRMRTNYFLCLTMDGTGLVFTCLMSSVLTLGVIAIERHIGVFYPFKYTHWITTRRMIRAIVLVWVVSLVVGILPLCGWNKWANKCQLTDVLDHSYIVMWTSICFVSGVIMMYIYLRIFILSQKHSRQIAAVQISSCSGPSTFVNDTATSAAKESMSDDHQEGITKAGEEVESPKAFEADVETGNILISIQGLKKSMFIIPSKESLEKQTSDQGKEDSSVQPQSHAPQEVPNPHITHERRPEVRNKPSRRALVTTMAILGAFYLCWSPLLIFLVAFKVTTTMNLTTYYLALVTQLNSIFNPIVYGIRNPDIREALQKMFRCRN from the coding sequence ATGAGTAGTGGGTGTTCTGTAAACGCTACTGACCTAGAGTTTCTACCAGCCGATACTAATTCTTCCTTTCTACAATTGACGCGGTGGATGAACTTCTGTCGAGTGGCGTATGTGGAGAATTGTGACGTGTACTCAATGACCCCTCCGCCAAGAGACATTCCAGGACTGTTCAAGAATGCTTCTTATGACGACTGTTTTAATACACGAACTCTTGTTGCCTATTGCATATCAATAATCCTGACGGCGGCAATAATCTGCACCAACACCGCCATTCTGATAGTGTTCATGCGTTATAAAAGTCTAAGAACGTGTTCTAATATTCCAATAATGAGTCTAGCCGTATCGGATTTCCTTACAGGGGTTGCGTTTACGTACTCATCCATCTGGAACCTGGTGTTGCTCTCTTCCGGATACTCCTTCGACATACAAAAGACGCTGGCATATCTACGCATGCGTACTAACTACTTCCTGTGTTTAACCATGGATGGGACAGGATTGGTATTCACGTGTTTGATGTCGTCTGTTCTGACACTGGGCGTGATTGCAATAGAACGACATATCGGGGTATTTTACCCTTTCAAATACACACATTGGATTACAACCCGTCGGATGATTCGTGCTATTGTCTTGGTTTGGGTTGTCTCCCTCGTCGTTGGTATCCTGCCTTTGTGTGGCTGGAACAAATGGGCCAATAAATGCCAACTAACAGATGTTCTGGATCATTCGTACATCGTTATGTGGACGTCCATTTGCTTCGTGAGTGGTGTCATcatgatgtacatatatttgaGAATATTTATACTGTCCCAGAAACACAGTCGTCAGATTGCTGCAGTGCAGATATCCTCCTGTTCTGGTCCAAGTACGTTTGTTAATGACACGGCTACATCGGCCGCAAAAGAATCCATGTCTGATGACCATCAAGAAGGAATAACGAAGGCTGGTGAAGAAGTTGAAAGTCCTAAGGCTTTTGAGGCAGATGTTGAAACAGGAAATATACTTATTTCTATTCAAGGATTAAAGAAATCCATGTTCATCATCCCATCAAAAGAAAGTCTGGAAAAGCAAACCTCAGATCAGGGTAAAGAAGACAGCTCGGTGCAACCACAATCCCATGCGCCACAGGAAGTACCAAATCCTCATATCACGCATGAAAGACGACCGGAAGTTCGCAACAAACCGAGCAGGCGCGCACTGGTAACCACAATGGCCATTTTGGGCGCGTTCTACTTGTGTTGGTCACCGCTGTTGATATTTCTTGTCGCGTTCAAGGTCACAACAACAATGAATCTCACCACTTATTACCTCGCCTTGGTGACACAGTTAAATTCGATTTTTAATCCTATCGTTTACGGTATCCGGAACCCCGACATCAGAGAAGCTCTCCAGAAAATGTTTCGCTGCAGAAACTGA
- the LOC138327184 gene encoding 5-hydroxytryptamine receptor 1F-like, with product MFVSGVIMMYIYLRIFILSQKHSRQIAAVQISSCSGPRLKKSMFIIPSKESLEKQTSDQGKEDSSVQPQSHAPQEVPNPHITHERRPEVRNKPSRRALVTTMAILGAFYLCWSPLLIFLVAFKVTTTMNLTTYYLALVTQLNSIFNPIVYGIRNPDIREALQKMFRCRN from the exons aTGTTCGTGAGTGGTGTCATcatgatgtacatatatttgaGAATATTTATACTGTCCCAGAAACACAGTCGTCAGATTGCTGCAGTGCAGATATCCTCCTGTTCTGGTCCAA GATTAAAGAAATCCATGTTCATCATCCCATCAAAAGAAAGTCTGGAAAAGCAAACCTCAGATCAGGGTAAAGAAGACAGCTCGGTGCAACCACAATCCCATGCGCCACAGGAAGTACCAAATCCTCATATCACGCATGAAAGACGACCGGAAGTTCGCAACAAACCGAGCAGGCGCGCACTGGTAACCACAATGGCCATTTTGGGCGCGTTCTACTTGTGTTGGTCACCGCTGTTGATATTTCTTGTCGCGTTCAAGGTCACAACAACAATGAATCTCACCACTTATTACCTCGCCTTGGTGACACAgttaaattcaatttttaatccTATCGTTTACGGTATCCGGAACCCCGACATCAGAGAAGCTCTCCAGAAAATGTTTCGCTGCAGAAACTGA
- the LOC138328287 gene encoding ribonucleoside-diphosphate reductase large subunit-like has translation MFVYKRDGRQEKVMFDKITSRIQKLCYGLNSDFVDPTAITFKVIKGLYPGVTTVELDNLAAETAATMTTKHPDYAQLAARIAVSNLHKETKKVFSDVMNDLYNWINPKTNKHSPMISPKIHKIIMDNSDRLNSALIYDRDFSYNYFGFKTLERSYLLKMDGKVAERPQHMLMRVAVGIHEEDIEAAIETYNLLSEKWFTHASPTLFNAGTCRPQLSSCFLLTMHSDSIEGIYDTLKQCALISKSAGGIGLNVHNIRGTGSYIAGTNGISNGLLPMLRVYNNTARYVDQGGNKRPGAFAIYLEPWHCDMFDFLDCKKNTGKEENRARDLFYALWIPDLFMERVEKNEDWTLMCPAECPGLADCWGDEFVKLYTKYEKEGKGRKTIKAQQLWYAIIESQTETGTPYMLYKDSCNRKSNQQNLGTIKCSNLCTEIVEYSSPDEVAVCNLASIALNMYVLPDKTFDFNKLKENTKVIVRNLNKIIDINFYPVEEARRSNFRHRPIGIGVQGLADAFILMRFPFDSPQAQELNKQIFETIYFGALEASCELAEKLGPYETYDGCPVSKGILQHDMWNVKATMHDWDGLRAKIAKHGVRNSLLLAPMPTASTAQILGNNESIEAYTSNIYTRRVLSGEFQVVNQHLLRDLTEKGLWNDEMKNKLIANGGSIQNIEEIPDDIKQLYKTVWEISQKTVLKMAADRGAFIDQSQSLNVHIAEPNYGKLTSMHFYAWKLGLKTGMYYLRTKAAASAIQFTVDKTKLAQKTDAGTQEVNEKMAAMVCSLQNKEDCMMCGS, from the exons ATGGGCGCCAGGAAAAGGTTATGTTTGACAAGATTACTTCAAGGATTCAGAAACTGTGTTATGGCCTCAACAGCGACTTTGTTGACCCG ACTGCGATCACATTCAAAGTCATCAAGGGTCTGTATCCTGGCGTTACTACCGTAGAACTGGACAACCTAGCCGCCGAAACCGCAGCCACCATGACAACTAAACATCCAGACTACGCCCAGTTGGCAGCGAGAATCGCAGTGTCAAATCTacacaaagaaacaaaaaaagtttttagCG atgTCATGAATGATCTTTACAACTGGATTAACCCCAAGACAAACAAACACTCCCCTATGATTTCTCCCAAGATCCACAAAATCATCATGGATAACTCTGAC CGATTGAATTCTGCGCTTATTTACGACCGTGACTTCAGTTACAACTATTTCGGATTCAAGACATTAGAGCGCTCATATCTACTGAAAATGGATGGAAAAG TGGCTGAGCGACCACAGCACATGTTGATGAGAGTAGCTGTTGGTATACATGAGGAGGACATCGAAGCAGCTATTGAA ACCTACAACTTGCTGTCAGAGAAATGGTTTACTCATGCTTCACCAACGCTATTCAATGCTGGCACATGCAGACCACAGCTGTCAAG CTGTTTCTTGCTGACCATGCACTCAGACAGTATAGAAGGCATATACGACACCCTCAAGCAGTGTGCCCTTATATCAAAATCAGCTGGAGGAATAGGTCTCAACGTTCACAATATCCGTGGAACTGGAAGTTACATCGCAGGG ACAAATGGAATCTCCAACGGTCTGCTGCCTATGTTAcgagtgtataacaacaccgcCCGATACGTTGATCAGGGCGGTAATAAG AGACCTGGAGCATTTGCTATTTACTTGGAGCCATGGCATTGTGATATGTTCGACTTTCTCGACTGTAAAAAGAACACTGGAAAAGAAGAAAATAGAGCTCGTGACTTGTTCTACGCGCTATGGATTCCAGACCTGTTCATGGAAAGAGTAGAGAAAAACGAAGACTGGACCCTGATGTGTCCCGCCGAGTGTCCAGGTCTGGCGGACTGTTGGGGCGACGAGTTTGTGAAGCTCTATACCAA ATACGAAAAAGAGGGAAAAGGCCGCAAGACAATCAAAGCCCAACAGTTGTGGTATGCCATCATTGAGTCCCAGACAGAGACGGGTACGCCATACATGTTGTACAAGGACAGTTGTAATCGTAAATCCAACCAACAGAATCTCGGCACCATCAAGTGTAGCAACCTCTGTACGGAGATCGTGGAATATAGCAGCCCAGATGAG GTTGCTGTGTGTAACTTGGCATCTATCGCTCTCAACATGTACGTACTACCAGACAAGACCTTCGACTTCAACAAGCTGAAGGAGAACACAAAGGTCATTGTACGGAACCTCAACAAAATCATTGACATCAACTTTTATCCTGTGGAGGAG GCAAGAAGGTCCAACTTCCGTCACAGACCAATTGGTATTGGAGTGCAGGGACTGGCTGATGCTTTCATCCTGATGAGGTTCCCCTTCGACAGCCCCCAAGCCCAGGAACTCAACAAACAGATCTTTGAGACCATTTACTTTGGGGCTCTGGAGGCAAGTTGTGAACTTGCAGAAAAGCTTGGACCCTATGAAACCTATGATGGATGTCCTGTCAGCAAAGGG ATTTTACAGCACGATATGTGGAATGTGAAGGCTACTATGCATGATTGGGATGGTCTGCGTGCCAAGATTGCCAA ACATGGTGTACGTAACAGTCTGTTACTGGCGCCGATGCCAACAGCTTCCACAGCTCAGATCCTAGGAAACAATGAGTCCATCGAGGCCTACACAAGTAACATTTACACAAGGAGGGTCCTGTCAGGAGAGTTCCAG GTCGTGAACCAGCATTTACTGAGAGATCTGACTGAAAAGGGACTATGGAATGATGAGATGAAGAACAAACTGATCGCCAATGGAGGTTCCATACAg AATATCGAAGAGATCCCCGACGACATCAAGCAGTTGTATAAGACAGTTTGGGAGATTTCACAGAAGACTGTGCTCAAGATGGCTGCAGACAGAGGAGCGTTTATTGACCAATCACAATCTCTGAACGTCCACATTGCGGAGCCAAACTACGGCAAACTTACCAGTATGCACTTCTACGCCTGGAAACTG GGTCTGAAGACTGGCATGTACTACCTGCGTACTAAAGCAGCTGCCTCAGCTATCCAGTTCACCGTCGACAAAACGAAGCTGGCACAAAAAACGGACGCTGGCACACAGGAGGTTAATGAGAAGATGGCCGCCATGGTTTGCTCTCTTCAGAATAAGGAAGACTGCATGATGTGTGGATCTTAA